One part of the Thiothrix nivea DSM 5205 genome encodes these proteins:
- a CDS encoding GlcG/HbpS family heme-binding protein, translated as MNSISVSQTLIDWQAAATAAQAAVAEAAAIGVKINVAVVDPSGTLMSFLRMPGAPLHSVEIAIDKAYTAASFGLPTHLWQEALQEHSPGVQDGIPRRPRFVAFGGGLPIMHNGERIGAIGVSGATEEQDQQCAQAGLRAIGADGA; from the coding sequence ATGAACAGTATCAGTGTCAGCCAGACCTTGATCGACTGGCAGGCTGCTGCCACTGCCGCGCAAGCGGCGGTGGCGGAAGCTGCCGCCATCGGGGTAAAAATCAACGTGGCGGTGGTCGACCCCTCCGGTACATTGATGTCATTCCTGCGGATGCCGGGTGCGCCACTGCATTCCGTCGAGATTGCCATCGATAAAGCCTACACCGCCGCCAGCTTTGGTTTACCCACCCATTTGTGGCAGGAAGCGTTACAGGAACATTCGCCTGGTGTTCAGGACGGCATTCCGCGTCGCCCGCGTTTTGTCGCTTTCGGCGGTGGTTTGCCAATCATGCATAACGGTGAACGCATTGGCGCGATCGGTGTTTCCGGTGCCACTGAGGAACAGGACCAGCAATGTGCACAGGCCGGATTACGGGCTATCGGAGCCGATGGCGCCTAG
- a CDS encoding ISAzo13-like element transposase-related protein produces the protein MQIKADNGPESSGIRTQFLKRMVEFANHTGKTVHLLYYPPYHSKYNPIERCWGILEQHWNGTQLKDAETLLEWAKTMTWKGINPMVEFSHKVYEKGVTLSKKAMEAVEARLERNAALPKWDILIRPVFG, from the coding sequence ATCCAGATCAAAGCGGACAATGGCCCGGAAAGCAGCGGGATCAGGACGCAATTCCTCAAGCGCATGGTGGAATTCGCCAACCATACCGGTAAGACAGTCCACCTGCTGTACTACCCGCCTTACCACAGCAAGTACAACCCGATTGAACGCTGCTGGGGGATTCTGGAACAACACTGGAACGGCACCCAGCTCAAGGATGCCGAAACCCTGCTGGAATGGGCAAAAACCATGACCTGGAAAGGCATCAACCCCATGGTCGAATTCAGCCACAAGGTTTATGAGAAGGGTGTGACCCTCAGCAAAAAAGCTATGGAGGCTGTTGAGGCGAGGCTGGAAAGAAATGCTGCTTTACCAAAATGGGACATTCTGATTCGCCCTGTTTTTGGGTAA
- a CDS encoding catechol 2,3-dioxygenase: MGVMRIGHININIMDMEAALNHYEKVLGMKTVHTDEAGNKYLKCWDEWDKYSLILQETDQAGLNHVAYKVEKESDLDELQQRIENSGVSTEMLPEGTMPFTGRLLKFLLPSGHEMRLYATKECVGTDVGSTNPDPWPDDIKGAGAHWLDHCLLMCEMDPEKGVNKVVESTNFMMNVLDFNLAEQVMVGPEGNIQAATWLFRTSTPHDIAFVAGSRMGLHHFAFFLDGWSDVLKAADIMAKNRVKVDVAPTRHGITRGETIYFFDPSGNRNETFAGLGYMAQPDRPVITWTEDQLWRGIFFHSGEESGSFTTAYT, from the coding sequence ATGGGAGTGATGCGAATCGGCCATATCAATATCAATATCATGGATATGGAGGCTGCCCTCAACCACTATGAAAAAGTGTTGGGGATGAAAACCGTTCATACGGATGAGGCGGGTAACAAATACCTGAAATGCTGGGATGAATGGGATAAATACTCCCTGATTCTTCAGGAAACCGATCAGGCTGGCCTTAACCACGTTGCCTACAAGGTGGAAAAGGAATCCGACCTGGATGAACTGCAACAGCGTATCGAAAATTCTGGCGTCAGTACGGAAATGCTGCCAGAAGGCACCATGCCATTCACTGGCCGCCTGCTGAAATTCCTTCTACCCAGCGGTCATGAAATGCGCCTGTATGCGACCAAGGAATGCGTCGGTACTGACGTAGGCTCCACCAACCCTGATCCGTGGCCGGATGACATTAAGGGTGCGGGCGCGCATTGGCTGGATCACTGCCTGTTGATGTGCGAAATGGACCCTGAAAAAGGCGTAAACAAAGTAGTGGAATCCACCAACTTCATGATGAATGTGCTGGACTTCAACCTGGCAGAACAGGTCATGGTTGGGCCGGAAGGCAACATTCAGGCGGCAACCTGGTTGTTCCGTACCTCCACCCCGCACGACATCGCTTTCGTGGCTGGCTCGCGCATGGGTCTGCACCATTTCGCCTTCTTCCTCGACGGCTGGAGCGACGTGCTGAAAGCGGCTGACATCATGGCGAAAAACCGTGTCAAGGTCGACGTGGCGCCAACCCGTCACGGTATTACCCGTGGTGAAACCATTTACTTCTTCGATCCATCCGGTAACCGTAATGAAACCTTTGCCGGTCTGGGTTACATGGCACAACCTGACCGTCCGGTTATTACCTGGACGGAAGACCAATTGTGGCGCGGTATTTTCTTCCACTCCGGGGAAGAGTCCGGTTCCTTCACGACGGCTTACACTTGA
- the smpB gene encoding SsrA-binding protein SmpB — protein sequence MAKAKKKAAPGSKTIALNKQVRHEYFIEQTYEAGLVLQGWEVKSLRDGRIQLKDSYVILEKGEAFLFGAQISALLSASTHIIPDSRRTRKLLLHAHEIERLNNAVDRKGYTVVPLAMYWKNNRVKVEIGLAKGKQLHDKRDTEKARDWGREKARIMKKG from the coding sequence ATGGCCAAAGCAAAAAAGAAAGCCGCCCCCGGCAGCAAAACCATTGCCCTCAACAAACAGGTGCGGCACGAATATTTCATTGAGCAGACCTACGAGGCCGGTCTGGTGCTGCAAGGTTGGGAAGTGAAAAGCCTGCGCGACGGGCGCATCCAGCTGAAAGACAGCTACGTGATCCTGGAAAAGGGCGAAGCCTTCCTGTTCGGGGCGCAAATCAGCGCGTTGCTGTCCGCTTCCACCCACATCATCCCCGACTCGCGCCGTACCCGCAAACTGCTGCTGCACGCGCACGAAATCGAGCGCCTCAACAACGCCGTCGACCGCAAGGGTTACACCGTCGTGCCACTGGCCATGTACTGGAAAAACAACCGGGTAAAAGTTGAAATCGGCTTGGCGAAAGGCAAGCAGTTACACGACAAGCGTGACACCGAAAAAGCCCGCGACTGGGGTCGGGAGAAAGCCCGCATCATGAAAAAAGGCTAA
- a CDS encoding AAA family ATPase — MRPAHLSSILDKEFLGTLEGHHTPVMLWGPPGVGKSQIVAQVGIRHSVPVIDIRLSQMEPSDLRGIPFRDKEMVEWAIPSMLPDEERHGAMGILFLDEITSAVPSVSAAAYQLILDRRLGDYRVPDGWAIFAAGNRQGDRGVTYTMPAPLANRFSHFEVDLNLDDWVAWAYKHNIDERIIGFLRFRPEQLFNFDPAHNPVAFPTPRSWEFAHRALQKFDSSPALLLGTLQACVGPAAGIELKAFVDSLDQMPDLDAILRGEDIKAPKEVDLQYAVASSLVGRAIRAKGTPEAAVTYGHILNYAKAFPLKEMGVMLVSDMLRAIGDDIFSIPEFAQWAQSIGDIMLYD, encoded by the coding sequence ATGCGGCCAGCGCACCTCAGTTCCATCCTCGATAAAGAATTTCTCGGTACTCTGGAAGGGCATCACACCCCGGTCATGTTGTGGGGGCCGCCCGGCGTCGGCAAGTCGCAGATAGTGGCGCAGGTGGGGATACGCCATAGTGTGCCGGTGATCGACATCCGTCTGTCGCAGATGGAACCGAGTGATTTACGCGGCATCCCGTTCCGTGACAAGGAGATGGTGGAATGGGCGATCCCCTCCATGCTGCCGGATGAAGAGCGGCATGGGGCGATGGGCATCCTGTTTCTGGATGAAATTACCTCTGCTGTGCCGAGCGTTTCCGCTGCTGCCTATCAGTTAATCCTGGACCGGCGGTTGGGGGATTACCGCGTGCCGGATGGCTGGGCGATTTTCGCGGCAGGCAACCGTCAGGGCGACCGCGGCGTGACCTACACCATGCCTGCACCGCTGGCGAACCGCTTTTCGCATTTCGAGGTCGACCTGAATCTGGATGACTGGGTGGCGTGGGCGTACAAACACAATATCGACGAACGCATCATCGGTTTCCTGCGTTTTCGCCCGGAGCAGTTGTTCAACTTCGACCCGGCGCATAACCCGGTGGCGTTCCCAACACCGCGTTCGTGGGAATTTGCCCATCGTGCCCTGCAAAAATTCGACAGCTCCCCTGCCCTGTTGCTGGGGACGCTGCAAGCCTGCGTCGGCCCGGCGGCGGGGATTGAGCTGAAAGCTTTCGTCGACAGCCTTGACCAGATGCCCGATCTGGACGCAATCCTGCGCGGTGAAGACATCAAGGCTCCCAAGGAAGTGGATTTGCAGTATGCGGTAGCGTCTTCGCTGGTAGGCCGCGCTATCCGCGCCAAGGGCACGCCGGAAGCGGCGGTCACTTACGGGCATATCCTCAATTACGCCAAAGCTTTCCCGCTCAAGGAAATGGGCGTGATGTTGGTGTCGGACATGTTGCGTGCCATCGGGGATGATATTTTCAGCATCCCGGAATTTGCCCAGTGGGCGCAGTCGATTGGGGATATTATGCTGTATGATTGA
- a CDS encoding TetR/AcrR family transcriptional regulator yields the protein MKTNQTKPHLLETAITLFSKKGYNGVSMRDIAKEVGISPPALYNHFDSKEALYRAAISTTFEDKSTRLLATMSASDEPLQCLRLFIQILVEEMQADRRFHRLIQWEFLDADAERLAFLGNFIFNKVHQPFIHLLEKLKPGCDAVLLSDMIFGMAKQHFEMEPVLPYMSTYEAGKRTATEVADMMLTVLTPFFHTVDK from the coding sequence ATGAAAACCAATCAAACCAAACCACATCTATTGGAAACCGCTATCACTTTGTTTTCCAAAAAAGGTTACAACGGCGTTTCCATGCGGGACATTGCCAAAGAAGTGGGGATTAGCCCGCCTGCGCTTTATAACCATTTTGACAGCAAGGAAGCGCTTTACCGTGCGGCGATTTCGACAACATTTGAAGACAAGTCCACCCGTTTGCTGGCAACCATGTCAGCCAGCGATGAACCGTTGCAATGTCTGCGGCTCTTCATCCAGATCCTTGTTGAAGAAATGCAGGCAGACCGACGGTTTCATCGCCTGATACAGTGGGAATTTCTTGATGCTGATGCAGAGCGCCTGGCTTTCCTGGGAAATTTTATCTTTAACAAGGTGCACCAGCCGTTCATCCATTTACTGGAAAAACTGAAACCGGGCTGTGATGCGGTATTGCTGTCAGACATGATTTTTGGAATGGCAAAACAGCATTTTGAGATGGAGCCCGTGTTGCCTTACATGTCAACGTATGAGGCCGGGAAACGAACAGCTACCGAAGTGGCTGACATGATGCTAACTGTCCTCACCCCTTTTTTCCATACGGTGGACAAATGA
- a CDS encoding 2Fe-2S iron-sulfur cluster-binding protein, whose protein sequence is MFGLSAHKVAIPETGESFSCKDKEALLAAMVKLGRKGIPVGCLNGGCGVCKVRVLQGDVTPTGPISRAHVSAEEEASHITLACRATPTTDVSLEILGKMKKSFLAQCGKPKAG, encoded by the coding sequence ATGTTCGGATTATCAGCCCACAAGGTCGCTATCCCGGAAACGGGCGAAAGCTTTTCCTGCAAGGACAAGGAAGCCCTGCTGGCCGCCATGGTCAAGCTGGGGCGCAAGGGTATCCCGGTCGGCTGCCTGAACGGCGGCTGCGGGGTGTGCAAGGTGCGCGTCCTGCAAGGTGATGTAACGCCCACCGGCCCGATCAGCCGCGCGCATGTTTCTGCAGAAGAGGAAGCATCGCACATCACGCTGGCTTGCAGGGCCACCCCGACGACCGATGTATCGCTGGAAATTCTGGGCAAGATGAAAAAATCATTTCTTGCCCAGTGCGGTAAGCCCAAAGCGGGCTAA
- a CDS encoding efflux RND transporter permease subunit, producing the protein MANFFIDRPVFAWVIAIVIMMAGILSLNQLPVQQYPTIAPPAISVTAYYPGASSKTLEDSVTQVIEQSMTGLDNLLYMSSQSDSSGNATVSLTFAAGTDPDIAQVQVQNKLKAAEALLPNSVKQQGVNVTKSSSAFLMVVGLVSSDGSMSRYDLADYAYSTLRDPLSRVNGVGSLRIFGSQYAMRIWMNPEKLTAFGLTPVDVVNAVSAQNTQVSAGQLGGLPAEKGQQLNASIIAQTRFESSQEFENILLKVNTDGSQVRLKDVARVERGAEIYGADARYNGQAASGMAIQLATGANALDTAERVKAKLDELKAFFPAGLEVVYPYDTTPFVKISIEEVVYTLLEAVVLVFLVMYLFLGNLRATLIPTIAVPVVLLGTFGVLAAFGFSINTLTMFGMVLAIGLLVDDAIVVVENVERVMEEDKLSPREATRKSMGQIISALVGIALVLSAVFIPMAFFGGSTGAIYRQFSITIVSAMILSVVVAVVLAPALCATILKPAEHAGEEAKGFFGWFNRLFGRATRGYGRGVSAIIKRPVRLMLIYLVLLLGLGFMYQRLPTSFLPTEDQGVIMTLVQLPAGATQERTLGVLGQVNDYFQQEDDVVSVFTVAGFSFAGQGQNMGMAFVKLKDWDERPLPSQSSSTLVGKAFVALSQIRDATIFPINLPPIPELGTAAGFDVMLQDYSNQGHAKLMAARNQLLGMAAQDARLTAVRPNGMEDVANFRIDIDEEKLSALGLSITDVNTTLSAAWGSAYVNDFIDEGRVKKVFVQGDAAYRMKPEDLDQWHVRNASGEMVPFSAFASTHWDYGSPRLERFNGSPSVNLQGQAAPGLR; encoded by the coding sequence ATGGCTAACTTTTTTATTGACCGCCCGGTTTTTGCCTGGGTGATTGCCATCGTCATCATGATGGCGGGTATTTTGTCGCTCAACCAGTTGCCGGTACAGCAATACCCCACTATTGCGCCACCTGCCATTTCCGTCACTGCCTATTATCCGGGGGCTTCCTCCAAAACGCTGGAAGACAGCGTAACCCAGGTCATTGAGCAAAGCATGACGGGGTTGGATAACTTGCTGTATATGTCTTCCCAGAGCGACAGTTCCGGCAATGCGACGGTTTCACTGACCTTTGCGGCGGGAACTGACCCGGATATTGCCCAGGTGCAGGTGCAAAACAAGCTGAAAGCGGCAGAAGCGCTGTTGCCTAATTCAGTCAAACAGCAAGGGGTCAATGTTACCAAGTCTTCCAGTGCTTTCCTGATGGTCGTGGGGTTGGTATCCAGCGACGGTAGCATGAGTCGTTACGATCTGGCTGACTATGCCTACAGTACCTTGCGTGATCCCTTGTCACGGGTAAACGGTGTCGGCAGCCTACGTATTTTCGGTTCCCAATACGCTATGCGAATTTGGATGAATCCGGAGAAACTGACAGCGTTTGGCCTGACGCCCGTGGATGTGGTGAATGCCGTTTCCGCCCAGAATACCCAGGTTTCTGCTGGTCAACTGGGTGGGCTGCCTGCGGAAAAGGGGCAACAGCTTAATGCCAGTATCATTGCGCAGACCCGTTTTGAAAGCAGCCAGGAATTCGAAAATATCCTGCTCAAGGTCAACACAGACGGCTCACAAGTCCGTCTGAAAGACGTGGCGCGTGTCGAGCGGGGTGCGGAAATCTATGGCGCGGATGCCCGCTATAATGGGCAGGCTGCTTCCGGTATGGCGATCCAGCTGGCAACTGGCGCGAATGCTCTGGACACGGCTGAACGGGTCAAGGCCAAACTGGATGAGCTGAAAGCCTTTTTTCCGGCAGGGCTAGAAGTCGTTTACCCTTACGATACGACACCGTTTGTAAAAATTTCCATTGAAGAAGTGGTATACACCCTGCTTGAAGCGGTTGTGTTGGTATTTCTGGTCATGTACCTCTTCCTCGGTAACCTGCGCGCGACCCTGATTCCTACCATTGCGGTGCCGGTGGTGTTACTGGGTACATTCGGCGTGCTGGCGGCGTTCGGCTTCAGTATCAATACACTGACGATGTTCGGTATGGTGCTGGCCATCGGTTTGCTGGTTGATGATGCCATCGTGGTAGTGGAAAACGTTGAACGGGTGATGGAGGAAGACAAGCTCTCTCCGCGTGAGGCAACCCGCAAATCCATGGGGCAAATTATCAGTGCGTTGGTGGGTATTGCTCTGGTGCTGTCGGCAGTGTTTATACCCATGGCATTTTTTGGTGGTTCGACCGGGGCAATTTACCGGCAATTCTCCATTACCATCGTGTCGGCCATGATCCTGTCGGTAGTCGTGGCGGTGGTGTTGGCTCCCGCCCTGTGCGCAACTATCCTCAAACCGGCCGAACATGCCGGGGAAGAAGCCAAGGGCTTCTTTGGCTGGTTTAATCGTTTGTTCGGCCGGGCAACCCGGGGTTATGGGCGGGGTGTGTCTGCTATCATTAAACGCCCTGTTCGCCTGATGCTCATTTACCTTGTGTTACTGCTGGGGCTTGGGTTCATGTACCAGCGTTTGCCAACCTCCTTTCTGCCGACAGAAGATCAGGGCGTGATCATGACCCTGGTGCAACTCCCCGCTGGCGCAACCCAGGAACGCACACTGGGTGTATTGGGGCAAGTTAACGACTATTTCCAGCAAGAGGATGACGTGGTTTCGGTATTTACCGTAGCGGGCTTCAGCTTTGCCGGGCAGGGGCAAAACATGGGCATGGCGTTTGTCAAACTCAAGGATTGGGATGAACGCCCATTGCCGTCGCAAAGTTCCAGTACTCTGGTCGGCAAGGCGTTTGTGGCATTAAGCCAGATCCGTGATGCCACTATCTTCCCGATCAACCTGCCACCGATACCGGAATTGGGTACGGCTGCCGGTTTTGATGTCATGCTTCAGGATTACAGTAACCAGGGCCACGCAAAGTTGATGGCAGCACGCAACCAGTTACTGGGAATGGCGGCGCAGGATGCCCGGCTGACCGCCGTCCGCCCTAACGGGATGGAGGATGTCGCCAACTTCCGCATCGATATTGACGAAGAAAAGCTGAGTGCACTTGGTTTGAGCATCACCGATGTGAATACAACCCTGAGCGCCGCCTGGGGGTCTGCCTATGTCAATGACTTTATTGACGAAGGGCGGGTGAAAAAGGTCTTTGTCCAAGGTGACGCCGCTTACCGGATGAAGCCGGAAGATCTGGATCAGTGGCATGTGCGCAATGCATCTGGCGAAATGGTGCCATTCAGCGCTTTTGCCAGCACGCATTGGGACTACGGCTCCCCCCGGCTGGAACGTTTTAACGGCTCCCCGTCGGTGAACCTGCAAGGGCAGGCCGCACCGGGTTTAAGGTGA
- a CDS encoding efflux RND transporter permease subunit produces MFQGNPLSTGDALNAIEELVARLPSGFGLSWSGMSFQEKASGSQTILLYGISLLVVFLFLAALYESWSVPFAVMLVVPLGILGALALTMARGFNNDVYFQVGLLTTIGLSAKNAILIVEFTKALVDEGMGVVEATLQAARMRLRPILMTSLAFVFGVLPLAISTGAGAASRQAIGTAVVGGMLSATFLAIFFVPLFYVLIMRLVRRKSTPVSEESQP; encoded by the coding sequence ATCTTTCAGGGAAATCCCCTAAGTACGGGTGATGCCTTGAACGCCATTGAGGAACTGGTTGCCCGCTTGCCCAGTGGTTTTGGCTTGTCCTGGTCGGGGATGTCCTTCCAGGAAAAGGCGAGTGGTTCGCAGACAATCCTGCTGTACGGTATCTCCTTGCTGGTGGTGTTCCTGTTTCTGGCTGCATTGTATGAAAGTTGGTCGGTACCGTTTGCCGTCATGCTGGTTGTGCCGCTGGGTATTCTGGGGGCGCTGGCGTTGACGATGGCTCGCGGGTTCAACAATGATGTGTACTTCCAGGTGGGCTTGCTGACCACTATCGGTTTGTCGGCCAAGAACGCCATCCTGATTGTTGAATTTACCAAAGCGCTGGTGGATGAAGGTATGGGCGTCGTTGAGGCTACCCTGCAAGCTGCCCGGATGCGTTTACGCCCAATCCTTATGACTTCGTTGGCCTTCGTATTCGGCGTGTTGCCATTGGCTATCAGTACTGGTGCGGGCGCTGCCAGCCGTCAAGCCATCGGCACGGCGGTGGTTGGAGGGATGCTGTCGGCAACCTTCCTGGCTATATTCTTTGTACCCCTGTTTTACGTCCTGATCATGCGTTTGGTGCGCCGTAAATCTACGCCAGTCAGCGAGGAGAGCCAGCCATGA
- a CDS encoding biotin/lipoyl-binding protein, with product MKLPSTLPASAVLGLMLLFLVGCQSDQQAAANGADVARPPAAVDVRTLVAKDIELKETSSGRVAAFREAEVRPQISGIIQKRLFEEGSTVKKGDVLYQVDPAPLPGSVGKCQGWAGGSPGRSEQYP from the coding sequence ATGAAACTTCCCAGTACACTACCCGCATCTGCTGTTCTTGGCCTGATGCTGCTGTTTCTGGTTGGCTGTCAGTCAGACCAGCAGGCCGCAGCTAACGGGGCGGATGTTGCCCGTCCTCCGGCTGCCGTTGATGTCAGAACGTTGGTCGCCAAAGATATTGAACTGAAAGAAACCAGTTCAGGGCGGGTGGCTGCCTTCCGGGAGGCGGAAGTACGCCCCCAGATTAGCGGTATTATCCAGAAGCGCCTGTTTGAAGAAGGCAGCACCGTCAAAAAAGGGGATGTTCTGTATCAGGTTGATCCAGCCCCCCTACCAGGCAGCGTTGGAAAGTGCCAAGGCTGGGCTGGCGGTAGCCCAGGCCGATCTGAACAGTACCCGTAA
- a CDS encoding efflux RND transporter periplasmic adaptor subunit: MIQPPYQAALESAKAGLAVAQADLNSTRNKAERYRKLAAQLVVSKQDTEDTTAAWKLAEAQIQVAKAAIQSANINLGYTRITAPISGVISRSSVTEGALVSAQQTTALATIRQLSPVYVDIKRNALTAMKSSQQTAPEVLLTLEDGTAYPETGVLKSSESSVDEGTGMLNARALFENKDGLLLPGMFVRASLATETVRNALLVPQQGIQRTPNGGTSALVVNTENKVESREVVVTEAIADQWLVRSGLVAGDRVIYSGLQKVKVGDTVQPLEDGKPVDDGSKATGSGESDDDDAGNPASGQKQE; this comes from the coding sequence TTGATCCAGCCCCCCTACCAGGCAGCGTTGGAAAGTGCCAAGGCTGGGCTGGCGGTAGCCCAGGCCGATCTGAACAGTACCCGTAACAAGGCTGAGCGTTACCGTAAGCTTGCGGCGCAATTGGTAGTTAGCAAACAGGATACAGAAGATACCACCGCAGCCTGGAAGCTGGCGGAAGCCCAGATACAGGTTGCCAAGGCTGCTATCCAGAGCGCCAATATCAATCTGGGCTATACCCGGATTACTGCACCGATCAGTGGTGTTATCAGCCGCTCCAGTGTTACCGAAGGGGCGTTGGTGTCGGCACAGCAAACAACAGCACTGGCAACCATCCGCCAGTTGTCACCTGTATATGTAGACATAAAGCGTAATGCGCTGACGGCTATGAAATCCAGCCAGCAAACCGCCCCGGAAGTTTTACTCACCCTGGAGGATGGGACAGCTTACCCTGAAACAGGCGTGCTCAAGTCCTCTGAATCCAGCGTGGATGAGGGAACCGGTATGCTGAATGCCCGTGCCCTGTTTGAAAACAAGGATGGTTTGTTATTGCCGGGGATGTTTGTCCGCGCCAGCCTTGCCACGGAAACTGTCAGAAATGCCCTGTTGGTTCCCCAGCAGGGTATTCAGCGAACCCCGAATGGTGGCACGTCTGCCTTGGTGGTTAATACGGAAAACAAGGTGGAAAGCCGTGAAGTCGTCGTTACTGAGGCCATTGCAGATCAATGGCTGGTTCGTTCCGGCCTGGTTGCGGGTGACCGGGTGATTTACTCCGGACTGCAAAAGGTCAAAGTAGGTGACACCGTACAACCGCTTGAGGATGGTAAACCTGTTGATGATGGTTCCAAGGCTACAGGAAGCGGTGAATCAGACGATGACGATGCAGGCAACCCCGCTTCCGGGCAAAAACAGGAGTAG
- a CDS encoding SDR family NAD(P)-dependent oxidoreductase: MDLQLQGKRALITGSTAGIGFASARELAAEGASVVINGRSVDRVETARQQLLAEFPQANVRGVAADLSTAIGVWSLVNAVPEVDILVNNLGIFDPQPFEAIEDEEWFRFFEVNVMSGVRLSRQYLPRMKAANWGRIIFISSESGLCPPAEMVHYGMTKSAQLSVSRGLAETCAGTNVTVNSVLPGPTRTEGVGDFFGKLAAEAGQTLAETETDFFANARPTSIIKRFIEPQEIAAMVTYLCSPRAAATNGAAVRVEGGIVRALM; this comes from the coding sequence ATGGATCTGCAATTGCAAGGCAAACGCGCCCTGATTACCGGCTCAACCGCGGGTATTGGCTTTGCCAGCGCCCGTGAACTGGCCGCCGAAGGAGCCAGCGTTGTCATCAATGGCCGCAGTGTTGATAGGGTAGAGACAGCCCGTCAACAACTTTTGGCTGAATTCCCCCAGGCTAATGTACGGGGTGTCGCCGCAGACTTATCGACAGCTATCGGGGTTTGGTCGTTGGTGAATGCTGTGCCAGAAGTTGATATTTTGGTCAACAACCTGGGTATTTTTGATCCCCAGCCGTTTGAAGCCATTGAGGATGAAGAATGGTTTCGCTTTTTCGAGGTCAATGTCATGAGTGGTGTGCGTCTTTCCCGCCAGTATTTGCCACGCATGAAAGCGGCCAATTGGGGGCGGATCATTTTCATCTCCAGTGAATCCGGCCTGTGCCCGCCAGCGGAAATGGTGCATTATGGCATGACCAAATCCGCACAGTTATCTGTGTCCCGTGGGCTGGCGGAAACTTGCGCTGGCACCAATGTCACTGTCAATTCCGTCTTGCCTGGCCCGACCCGTACCGAGGGTGTGGGTGACTTTTTCGGCAAACTGGCGGCAGAAGCCGGGCAGACACTGGCGGAAACCGAAACGGACTTTTTTGCCAACGCCCGCCCGACGTCGATCATCAAACGGTTTATCGAGCCGCAGGAAATTGCTGCGATGGTCACTTACCTGTGTAGCCCGCGTGCTGCTGCGACCAATGGGGCGGCCGTGCGGGTGGAAGGCGGTATTGTTCGCGCCCTGATGTGA
- a CDS encoding ketopantoate reductase family protein: protein MMKQGKTWRIAVIGAGGIGCYYGARLLTQGHDVWFVARGAHLRALQATGLSLSHPDFNFNGKVEACSLNELLAQQQPADLDALLICTKATATQEVAALLHDWFTRTGQKVPVISLQNGIDNEPQLADMLGADCVIGGLAVRIGGHITCPGVVEATGVAQVIMGTWPHAGSVADQCFGELLPPLVEAFNQAGIPTRQVTDIRRELWRKLLINNGVNPLSALTGLDTRTLSNHPQFGSIVHQLMLEAASVARADDEPLTTQDADEMYELIRAFDPIKTSMLVDLEKGRQLEVDAISGAVIRRARQLGLAVPYTETVHALLKHQLEGT, encoded by the coding sequence ATGATGAAACAGGGCAAAACATGGCGGATAGCCGTCATCGGTGCAGGTGGTATCGGCTGCTATTACGGCGCAAGGCTGCTGACTCAAGGCCACGATGTCTGGTTTGTGGCGCGGGGTGCACATTTGCGCGCCCTGCAAGCCACCGGCCTTAGCCTCAGTCACCCTGATTTCAATTTCAACGGCAAGGTGGAGGCGTGCAGTCTGAATGAGTTACTGGCGCAACAACAACCCGCTGATCTGGATGCATTGCTGATCTGCACCAAGGCAACCGCAACACAGGAAGTGGCAGCACTCCTGCATGACTGGTTTACGCGAACCGGCCAAAAAGTGCCGGTCATTTCCCTGCAAAACGGTATCGATAACGAACCACAACTGGCTGACATGCTGGGTGCGGATTGCGTTATCGGTGGTCTGGCGGTACGTATTGGCGGGCACATCACCTGCCCCGGTGTGGTGGAAGCAACCGGTGTGGCACAGGTGATTATGGGTACATGGCCTCATGCAGGCAGTGTTGCCGACCAGTGTTTTGGCGAGTTGCTGCCACCGTTGGTGGAGGCGTTCAATCAGGCAGGCATCCCCACCCGGCAAGTGACTGACATCCGCCGCGAACTGTGGCGCAAGCTGCTGATCAACAACGGGGTCAATCCGCTGTCGGCGCTGACCGGGCTGGATACTCGCACCCTCAGCAACCACCCGCAATTCGGCTCCATCGTCCATCAGCTCATGCTGGAAGCCGCTTCGGTCGCCCGCGCTGACGACGAGCCGCTGACCACGCAGGATGCGGATGAAATGTACGAGCTGATCCGCGCCTTCGACCCCATCAAAACCTCGATGCTGGTCGATCTGGAAAAAGGCCGCCAACTGGAAGTCGACGCCATCAGCGGCGCGGTTATCCGGCGCGCGCGGCAACTGGGGCTTGCCGTTCCCTATACCGAAACCGTACATGCCCTACTTAAACATCAACTGGAAGGAACATAA